The following proteins are encoded in a genomic region of Betaproteobacteria bacterium:
- the xth gene encoding exodeoxyribonuclease III → MRIITLNVNGIRSAARKGFFEWLEQQGADLVCLQEVKAQAGDLSDAIREPKGLHGFFHLAGKKGYSGVAIYSRQRPDRVVEGVGIADIDAEGRYLRLDFGKLSVVSLYMPSGSSSPERQAVKFSFLERFLPLLDTLVASGWEWIVCGDWNIAHKQIDLKNWRSNQKNSGFLPEERAWLDRVFGALGLVDVFRRLNPEPDQYTWWSNRGRAWAKNVGWRIDYQVATPGIAATAQCALIYKEQRFSDHAPLTIDYDYDLRSGAS, encoded by the coding sequence ATGCGCATCATCACCCTCAATGTGAACGGAATCCGCTCGGCAGCGCGGAAGGGCTTCTTCGAGTGGCTCGAGCAGCAGGGCGCGGACCTCGTCTGTCTGCAGGAAGTGAAGGCGCAGGCGGGCGACCTGTCCGACGCGATTCGCGAACCGAAGGGCCTGCACGGGTTCTTTCATCTCGCCGGCAAAAAAGGCTACAGCGGTGTGGCCATCTACTCGCGACAGCGTCCGGACCGGGTCGTCGAAGGCGTGGGCATTGCCGACATCGATGCCGAAGGTCGTTATCTGCGCCTCGATTTCGGGAAGCTCAGCGTGGTGTCCCTGTACATGCCGTCGGGATCATCGTCGCCAGAGCGGCAGGCGGTGAAGTTCAGCTTTCTGGAGCGTTTTCTGCCCCTGCTGGACACGCTCGTTGCCAGCGGGTGGGAGTGGATCGTGTGCGGCGACTGGAACATCGCGCACAAGCAGATCGATCTCAAGAACTGGCGTTCGAACCAGAAGAACTCGGGTTTTCTGCCGGAGGAGCGCGCGTGGCTCGACCGGGTGTTCGGGGCGCTCGGTCTCGTCGACGTGTTTCGTCGGCTGAACCCGGAACCGGACCAGTACACGTGGTGGTCGAACCGCGGGCGGGCGTGGGCGAAGAACGTAGGGTGGCGCATCGATTACCAGGTCGCGACACCCGGCATCGCGGCGACGGCGCAGTGCGCGCTCATCTACAAGGAGCAGCGCTTCTCCGATCACGCCCCGCTCACGATCGACTATGACTACGACCTGCGAAGCGGCGCATCGTGA
- the pyrE gene encoding orotate phosphoribosyltransferase has translation MSALSQEFIAFAVACEAIRFGTFRTKAGRDSPYFFNTGVFDDGERLRALAQFYAKAVLASALPFDMLFGAAYKGIPLVAGTAMALAAAGRNLPFCFNRKEAKDHGEGGLTVGAPLAGRVLIVDDVISAGTSVRESIALIRAAGAAPCGVIVSIDRMERGTGALSATQEVERNFGIPVISIASLDDLLGFVGSRPDLERYLPSIARYREQYGVSGDEES, from the coding sequence ATGTCCGCGTTAAGCCAGGAGTTCATCGCGTTCGCCGTCGCCTGCGAGGCGATCCGATTCGGCACGTTCCGGACCAAGGCCGGTCGCGATTCCCCGTATTTCTTCAATACGGGAGTGTTCGACGACGGTGAGCGGTTGCGCGCGCTGGCGCAATTCTACGCGAAAGCCGTTCTCGCATCGGCGTTGCCGTTCGACATGCTCTTTGGCGCCGCGTACAAGGGCATTCCTCTGGTTGCGGGAACGGCGATGGCGCTTGCGGCCGCTGGGCGCAACCTTCCGTTCTGTTTCAATCGCAAGGAAGCAAAGGATCACGGCGAGGGCGGCCTGACGGTCGGAGCACCGCTCGCCGGGCGCGTCCTCATCGTGGACGATGTCATATCGGCGGGCACCTCGGTGCGTGAATCGATCGCGCTCATTCGTGCTGCCGGAGCCGCGCCGTGCGGCGTGATCGTCAGCATCGACCGCATGGAACGCGGGACGGGGGCGCTGTCGGCGACGCAGGAGGTCGAACGCAACTTCGGCATCCCCGTGATCAGCATCGCCAGCCTCGACGATCTGCTCGGCTTCGTCGGTTCGCGTCCGGATTTGGAACGGTACTTGCCTTCCATCGCCCGTTATCGCGAACAGTACGGAGTGAGCGGCGATGAAGAAAGCTAA
- a CDS encoding DUF4124 domain-containing protein: MKKAKRLGCGLVVSAMVCVFPLAGLAGTYKWVDDKGITHYGDTIPPEFKNKANSELSRRGITIKKTDQALTPEEIRAREEAASHAKQDEARAQEQRRRDQALLQSFTTERDIELKRDRDLQQIELGIANNQSVLKSTEKRLAENRARAEGLATAGKPVPDGLKQDIESDEKGKQRLEAMIEQKRQELGAVREKYEDYQRRFAQLQSVTPGATAAAESSARR, from the coding sequence ATGAAGAAAGCTAAGCGCCTCGGCTGCGGCCTCGTTGTCAGCGCCATGGTCTGCGTTTTCCCCCTGGCCGGCCTGGCCGGCACCTACAAGTGGGTCGACGACAAGGGCATCACCCATTACGGCGACACGATCCCGCCGGAGTTCAAGAACAAGGCGAACAGCGAGCTCAGCAGGCGCGGGATCACCATCAAGAAGACGGACCAGGCGCTGACGCCGGAGGAAATCCGCGCGCGCGAAGAAGCAGCGTCGCATGCGAAACAGGACGAGGCACGCGCCCAGGAGCAGCGGCGGCGCGATCAGGCGCTGCTGCAGAGTTTCACCACCGAGCGCGACATCGAACTCAAGCGCGACCGCGACTTGCAGCAGATCGAGCTTGGCATCGCCAACAATCAGTCAGTGCTCAAAAGCACCGAAAAACGATTGGCCGAAAACCGGGCGCGCGCTGAGGGGCTGGCAACCGCTGGCAAGCCGGTTCCCGATGGACTCAAGCAGGACATCGAGAGCGACGAGAAGGGCAAGCAGCGCCTCGAGGCCATGATCGAGCAGAAGCGGCAGGAACTCGGCGCAGTGCGCGAAAAGTACGAGGACTACCAGCGTCGCTTCGCCCAGTTGCAGTCTGTGACCCCGGGCGCTACCGCCGCCGCCGAATCTTCCGCCAGGCGCTGA